In a single window of the Hypanus sabinus isolate sHypSab1 chromosome 15, sHypSab1.hap1, whole genome shotgun sequence genome:
- the LOC132405354 gene encoding uncharacterized protein LOC132405354: MEKPIKEGILHIQQYKFGKKVWKKSWFMLYPGSSQSIARLKQSDIKESGISSDKANSKKVDRIIRLSNCVSISQIQGENTPKDMTAFCINTMDKNWTLAAPNHELMEWVNSLCDLAFENANLRKANEDLAAAGSTLSNDTFSMKENELYSTIAQATPDNQFTVTVKKTVASTRCNLQGKYMFFVEQDSLILKDPVTKKVIYKWPYQLLRRYGTDEDSFMFEAGRRCDSGEGVFLFNSKEVGKIYNKVDAVVKAIESNKEHQSMKSNSETSTESVRKQSNIASFSQDLFIQTSQGGSGHALKIDQDTEKVLNTSKSKSNQEWKGSSSACGVELNVELGGKNKGISAEEREQVVYATVNHSKGRSKKENTENITHDPMEYKEIGKDHDSETSPIYENISDRKFSFSFNMESSFPKDIEKPICQSSGKNIEDQNEDPDSSYENIAPEWSQQVMEDDQKNSLANQKIDVYATVDQKKTKERGASPNNEISKLTKEKFPPGFHEMLSDLYAVELSKTREGKVESGGKFDSNRGRKGQKIVR; this comes from the exons AAAGTTTGGAAGAAAAGTTGGTTTATGTTGTATCCAGGGAGTTCACAGAGCATTGCCAGGCTGAAACAATCTGACATAAAAGAAAGCGGCATCTCCTCGGACAAAGCTAATTCTAAAAAGGTGGATAGGATTATTCGTCTGTCCAACTGTGTCAGCATCAGTCAGATTCAAGGGGAAAACACTCCGAAAGACATGACTGCATTCTGCATTAACACCATGGATAAAAACTGGACATTGGCAGCTCCAAATCATGAGCTGATGGAATGGGTCAACTCCCTCTGTGATCTGGCATTTGAG AATGCCAACCTGAGGAAGGCCAATGAAGATCTTGCCGCAGCTGGTTCCACATTATCCAATGATACATTTTCAATGAAAGAAAATGAGCTTTACTCAACGATAGCACAAG CTACGCCTGATAACCAATTCACCGTGACCGTGAAGAAGACTGTTGCTTCCACCAGATGCAATCTTCAAGGAAAGTACATGTTCTTCGTTGAGCAGGACAGCCTGATCTTGAAAGATCCTGTGACTAAGAAAGTTATTTATAAGTGGCCTTACCAACTTCTGCGGAGATATGGAACAGATGAG GATTCATTCATGTTCGAGGCAGGCAGAAGATGTGATTCAGGAGAAGGGGTTTTTTTATTCAACTCAAAAGAAGTTGGAAAAATTTACAACAAAGTTGACGCAGTTGTTAAAGCAATAGAATCAAACAAagaacatcagtcaatgaaatccAACTCTGAGACTTCCACAGAATCCGTCAGAAAACAATCAAACATAGCAAGCTTCTCTCAAGACTTGTTCATCCAAACATCTCAAGGTGGAAGTGGGCATGCATTGAAGATTGATCAAGACACTGAGAAAGTTTTGAATACATCCAAGAGTAAATCAAATCAAGAATGGAAAGGCAGTAGCTCAGCCTGTGGTGTTGAATTAAATGTGGAGTTGGGTGGGAAAAACAAAGGTATTTCTGCAGAAGAAAGAGAACAAGTAGTTTATGCCACTGTTAATCACTCTAAAGGTAGATCAAAGAAAGAGAATACGGAAAACATAACACATGATCCTATGGAATACAAAGAAATTGGGAAAGATCATGATTCTGAAACAAGTCCAATCTATGAGAATATTTCTGATAGAAAATTCTCATTTTCCTTCAATATGGAGTCATCTTTCCCCAAAGACATAGAAAAGCCAATTTGCCAAAGTTCAGGGAAGAATATTGAAGATCAGAATGAAGATCCTGACTCAAGTTATGAAAACATTGCACCTGAATGGAGTCAGCAAGTTATGGAAGATGACCAGAAAAATAGTCTAGCCAATCAGAAAATTGATGTGTATGCAACAGTTGATCAAAAAAAGACTAAGGAAAGAGGGGCTTCCCCAAACAATGAAATCTCAAAGCTCACAAAAGAAAAGTTTCCTCCTGGCTTCCATGAGATGCTTTCTGACCTATATGCTGTAGAATTGAG